In Mus musculus strain C57BL/6J chromosome 1, GRCm38.p6 C57BL/6J, a single genomic region encodes these proteins:
- the Ifi202b gene encoding interferon-activable protein 202, with the protein MSNRNLRSSTNSEFSEGQHQTPSSDSSGHGEDQPQASPGPNKKSHTPKKNISKGAVLHEKPMTVMVLTATEPFNYKEGKENMFHATVATESQYYRVKVFNMDLKEKFTENKFITISKYFNSSGILEINETATVSEAAPNQIIEVPKNIIRSAKETLKISKIKELDSGTLIYGVFAVEKKKVNDKSITFKIKDNEDNIKVVWDKKQHNINYEKGDKLQLFSFHLRKGNGKPILHSGNHSFIKGEKLLKESFEGDGYHKGPKQVVALKATKLFTYDSIKSKKMFHATVATDTEFFRVMVFEENLEKKFIPGNTIALSDYFGMYGSLAIHEYSSVSEVKSQNKEDSSSSDERLIEHLKICDLHLQTKERLVDGEFKVYRKSTGNNCICYGIWDDTGAMKVVVSGQLTSVNCEIGNTIRLVCFELTSNADEWFLRSTRYSYMEVIMPEK; encoded by the exons ATGTCCAACCGTAACTTAAGGTCATCTACCAACTCAGAATTTTCTGAGGGTCAACATCAGACCCCTTCCAGTGATTCATCTGGCCATGGGGAGGATCAACCTCAAGCCTCTCCTGGACCT AACAAAAAGTCACACACCCCAAAAAAGAACATTAGCAAAGGTGCTGTTCTTCATGAGAAACCCATGACAGTGATGGTACTCACTGCAACAGAACCATTTAATTATAAAGAGGGAAAAGAGAACATGTTTCATGCTACAGTGGCTACAGAGAGCCAATATTACCGTGTGAAAGTTTTCAACATGGACTTGAAAGAGAAGTtcacagaaaataaatttattaccATTTCCAAATACTTCAACAGCAGTGGCATCCTAGAGATCAATGAAACTGCCACTGTGTCAGAGGCTGCTCCTAACCAAATTATTGAAGTGCCCAAAAATATTATCAGAAGTGCAAAAGAAACTCTTAAGATCTCTAAAATTAAAGAACTTGATTCTGGAACACTGATTTATGGTGTGTTTGCAGTAGAGAAG AAAAAAGTGAATGATAAAAGTATAACcttcaaaataaaagataatgAAGATAATATAAAAGTGGTGTGGGATAAAAAACAGCACAATATCAACTATGAGAAAGGAGATAAACTCCAACTCTTCTCCTTTCACCTGAGAAAAGGAAATGGGAAACCAATattacactctggaaatcacagTTTCATCAAG GGAGAAAAGCTACTAAAAGAATCTTTTGAAGGGGATGGTTACCACAAAGGTCCCAAACAAGTGGTGGCATTGAAAGCAACAAAACTATTTACTTATGAtagtataaaaagtaaaaagatgtTCCATGCCACAGTGGCTACTGATACAGAATTCTTCAGAGTGATGGTCTTCGAGGAAAACCTAGAGAAAAAGTTTATCCCGGGAAACACCATTGCTTTATCAGATTATTTTGGTATGTATGGGTCTCTGGCAATACATGAATATTCCAGCGTGTCTGAGGTGAAGAGCCAAAATAAGGAAGACTCAAGTTCATCAGATGAAAGACTCATAGAACATCTTAAAATTTGTGATCTTCACTTGCAAACAAAAGAAAGGCTGGTTGATGGAGAGTTTAAAGTATACAGG AAAAGTACCGGAAATAATTGTATATGCTATGGAATTTGGGATGATACAGGAGCAATGAAAGTGGTGGTATCTGGACAACTGACCAGTGTCAACTGTGAGATTGGTAATACAATTAGACTTGTCTGCTTTGAATTGACCTCAAATGCAGATGAGTGGTTTCTGAGATCTACGAGGTACAGTTACATGGAG GTCATCATGCCTGAAAAATGA